The stretch of DNA TTCTCATAAATTAAACCTTTTTCTTAAAAATTACCTAAATTTTTAAAATTATTATACTAAAAATATCAGATAATAAATCGAGGTATTAGTTTAAAAAACTGGAAATTTGTTTAATTTCTTCATTTGTAAGTTCAAAACCACTAATTTTCAAATCTTCAATCATATGTTTTGTTGAAGTTGTGCCATTTAGCGGAACAATATCTATATGATTTAAAAATCTATAAAAGATTTCAGCTACACCTTTTTTATATTTGAGTGCTAGATTTTGTAAAACTTCATGTGAAAGAATATTTGGATTTGCAGTTAGTGACCAAAAACTCTCATAAGTGATGTTATGCTGTTTACAAAAAGCTCTTAAATCTTTGTCATAACCTGATTGAGCATAAAATCTGTTTTGGACAATAGTTGGTTTTACTTTTGCGTTATTGTATAAATATTTTAAAACATCTAAATCATAACAATTACTAATTCCCAAAGCCCCTACTTCTTTTTTGTCATAAAACTCTTCCATTTTTTGCCAAACTTTTTGAAGTTTACTTCCTGGATATACGGGTGAATGTAAAATATAAGCGTTTATAAAGTCAGTTTTTAGATTTTTTTTAGATTTTTCAAAGGATTTTTCTACTTGTACTTCTATTTCATCACTTTCTAAATATGGCATATTAGTTTGGTCTTGTCCATCAATTGGAGTAAATTTTGTTTGTAAAAATAAATCTTCTCTTTTTATTCCTATTTCATACGCTTTTTGTAAACCAAGACCAACTAAATCTTCTCTGTAATGTTTTGGTTGACATGCGGTATCAATGCCTTTAAAACCTTGTTTTAAAGCTTCAAAAACTAAATTTGTTGTATTTTCTTTTTTCCAAGCTGTTCCATAAATCATATTTGGTATTTTCATAATAATTCTCTTATTTTTGTTTTAATAGAACTATTGTAGCAAATGTTGAGATTATAATTCCCACTAAAATCCAAGATGTTATAAGTTTTCTTTCAAATATATACATCAATACAGCAACCGCTGCTGGATTTAAATATATATATGCCATAAGTTTTTTAGGACCTAATATAATTGAAGATTTTTGATATAAATACACAGTTGTTAAAGTCGCCCCAATTACTAAATAAGCCATATAAAAAATCAAATCTCCTTCTATTTTTTCCCACTCTAAAGGTATATTAAAAATTTCTAAAGCTAAAAACATCCAAATGCAACCACCAAGTAAAGTTGTAAAAACTAATACAAAAAGTTCATCATCTTTTTTATGAAGAAATTTTAATGAAATAGAATACAAAGCCATAAAAACCGTTGCAAACAAGAAAATAAAATCTCCATAATTCAAAGAAAAACTCAAGAATAATTCTAAATTTCCTTTAAAAACAACAATACAAGTACCAATTATTCCAATAAAATATAAAATCATCTGATAAAAACTAATTTTATCTTTAAATATAAAAACACAAAAAACTGCAGTTATTAAAGGAACTAAAGTATATAAAGTTCCAGCATTTAAAGCAGTTGTTGTCTCTAAAGCTTTGAAAAATGAGATAAAATATAAAGAGTAAAATAGACTAATAATCATGGCACGAGGCATTGTAGAAATAATTTTTTCTCTAAGTTTTTTGTTTAAAAGAACCACTGGTGATAAAAACAAAGAAGCTAAAAAAAATCTAAACAAAGTAAGTGAAATAGAATCAATCACTCCTGAAAGTTTAGAAGAAGCAATAAAAGAACCAGCTACTAAAAAAGTAGCAAAAAGTACTAAAAAATGAGCTTTAAGTGTTTGAGTCAAAAAAATCCTTTGATAAATAATAGATGTAATCTTAGTGAAATAACATTATAATTTCATTTACATATGTTGATTAAACTATAATTTATCACTTTTTTAAGAAATTTTGTATAAAATTTATACAAGTAAGTAAGGACGACCTTACCTCTACATTTAATTTAGAGGACGACCTCATTTTTAAAGGAAAATGTATGAGTACAAATTGGGTTATTCTTATAATTGCTGGATTATTTGAAATATTCTGGGCAATAGGTCTTAAATATACGGATGGTTTTAGCAAACTAATACCTAGCATTTTAACTATACTTTCAATGCTTATAAGTGTTTGGTTACTAAGTATTTCACTAAAAACTCTTCCTCTTGGAACTGCTTACGCTGTTTGGGTTGGAATTGGAACAGTTGGTACAGTAATAGCTGGTATAATTCTTTTTAATGATTCTGTTAATTTACTTAGAATTATAAGTATTCTTTTTATTATTCTTGGTATTATTGGATTAAAAATCACTACTTCTTAAAATAAAAAGGCTTTTTTTGATTAAAAATATTCTATTCTTTCTTATTCCTTTAGTCATTTATATTAGTTTATCAAACTTCATTGTAGATGAAAAAAATGTGATTTTAGTAACTTTACTTATAACAGTTATTATTTTTTGGGCAACTTCAATAATACCTGATTATCAAACTTCGCTAATTTTTTTATTTACAAGTTTAATATTTTCTTTAAGTAGCAAAGATATTATTTTTTCAGGATTTTCATCTTCTGCATTTTGGCTTGTATTTGCTGGAATGTTAATAGCAAGTGCTATAAAAAATGTAAAATTAAGTGAGAGATTTTCAACTTTTTTTACCAATATAAAAAATCCAAGTTATTTAAGTATTTTGATTTATATAAATATTTTTTCTTTATTATTTAGTTTTATTATGCCTTCAAGCTTAGGAAGAATTGTACTTTTAATTCCAATTGCAGCTATTATTGCCAAAAACTTTGGATTTAAAGAACATGATAATGGTTATGTTGGAATCATGTTAGCTTTTATTTTTTCAACAGTAATTCCTGCTTTTGCAATTTTACCTGCAAATGTACCAAACATGATATTAAGTGGATTAACCCATGAAATCTATGGTTTTGAGCTTTTATATTCGCACTATTTAGTTGCAAACTTTTTTGTTTTAGGTTTTATAAAAAATATAATTATTGTTGCTATGATTTATTTTATGTATCACGATACAGTAAAACCTTCTATTTTAAAAAGTGAAAAAAATCTTTTATCAAAAGATGAAAAAATAGTTATTGGTACAACGCTTATGATGCTACTTTTTTGGACTACAGATTTTATTCATGGTATTTCTGCAAGTGTAATTGCTATTGTTGGTGTTTTATTTTTAGCAAATCCAGCTATAAATATCATAAAAAACAAAGATTTAAATAGCATAAATTTTGCTTCTTTACTTTTAGTTGCTTCGATTATTAGCCTTGGAAATATAGTTGCAAATAATGATTACATAAAAGAGATTCTAAATACAACTATTAATCATTTTGAACCAACAAGTTATGAGATACTAAATCAAATAATTATTAGTTTATTTATGGCTATTAGTGGTATATTTATAACTCAACCATCAATTCCAGCAATTTTTACACCAATGGCAGAACATATAAGTTTAATAAGTAATTTTAGTTTAAATGAAGTAATTATGATGGAAGTAACAGCATTTTCAACTATATTTTTACCATTTCAATCACCACCAATAATAATTGGTTTAGCTTTAGCAAATATCAAACAAACTAAAGGGGTTAAGTTTTTATTGATACTTGCTGTTATTACTATAATTTTTTTATTTCCATTACAATATTTCTGGATGCAACTTGTAAAAAATATAATTTAGACATTTCAAAATTTTATTTTGAAATGTTTTTTATATATTCCACATAATTTTTTGCAGATTCTTCAAGTTGTTCATCACTTATAACAAATGTTTCATAAGTAACAAAAGGATTTTGATAATCCATTTTTATATAATTTGCAGTTCCAACAAATGGAGTTAAAAACTCTTCAACTGAATGTTTATTACTTCCTGTTGAGCTGTATTGTGCTATTCCACTTCCTGTACTTACAGCAATAACAAACTTTTTACCTTCAAGTTTATAGTTTTCTCCATAAGCAAAATTATAAGTAAAAACTACATCTAACCACTCTTTTAAAAGTGCTGGAGAACTTAACCAATACATTGGAAATTGGAAAATAATTACATCATTTTGTAAAAGTAATTCTTGTTCTTTTTCTACATCTATTTTAAAATCTGGATATTTTGCATATAAATTATTTACTGTTACATTCTCTTCTTTTTGAGCTGTTTGACTTAAAAATTTATTTACTCTTGACTCATCTATATTTGGATGAACTAGGTTGATTAATACTTTCTTCATTTTTTATCCTTTTATATATTTTCAAAATCTTATCCATTTATGACATTTTTGTCAAGTAGTGATAAATATGTCATAATTGATATTTTAGTCATTATTAGATAAAATACGTCAAAGGATAAATAATGATAAAACTAAATGGAAAACAATACGAATGTCCAAGTAAAATACCTATGGATTTAGTTGATGATAAATGGAAATTTTTAATACTTTGGAATTTATCTACAAAACCATTACGAATTAGTGAATTATCAGAAAAAATTTCCGACACTTCACAAAGAACTTTAAGCAGAAAACTAAAAGCTTTAGAAGAAGTATCTCTGGTACAAAGAGTTGTTTTTCCAGAAGTTCCACCAAAAGTTGAATATTCACTAACAATTCATGGGGAAAGACTTCTTGAAATATTTACAATAATGGCTAAATGGGGAGAACAATATGCTAAAGATATGGATGCGATAATAGAATAACTTTATTTATTTAACTTTTTTCTAATTCGGCTTAATTGAGTTGGAGTTATGCCTAAATGATTTGCGATATGGTGCTTGGCTATTCTATTTTCGATATTTGGATTATTTTTTATAAAATTCTCATATCTTATTGTTGCATCATCAAGAATTAGAGAAATCTCATTTTTTTCTTTTATTATTACCCAGTTTTTTTCTAAATAATTTATATAAAAAGTTTTAAATTCATTGTATTTATCTATCAACTCTTTATATTTTTCAAAATCTATAAAAATAAGCGTACAATCTTCCAAAGCTTCTATATTTAGATATGAATCTTCTTTTGTAAGAAGTGAAACCTTTGAAGCTGAAAAATAATTCTCACTAAAAAGATTTTTAGTATAAATCTCACCATTCTCACCTAAATAATAAGTTCGTAAAATCCCTTTACAAATAAAATAGATATATTTTGCTTTTGAATAATTATCAAGTAAAATTTCACCTTTTTTTACCTCTTTTAAAAAAGTGATATTTTTGAGTCTTTCAAAATTCTCATTATTAAAATCATAATATTGTTTACATATATTTCTAAACTGCTCATAATACAACTCTTTCATAAAATCAATCTTCCATACCAATTCTTAAAAATCCAGTAAATGCTGCATTATCAAAACTCAAAGTTTTATCTACATTTTTTTTCATCTCATTGAGTATTTTTTTGTAAGAATCATAAAATTCAAAACTAGGAGTTGGTTTGTAAACTAAATCTTTTATTTCAAAATATTTGATTACATTTTTTGTGGTTGTAGGTTTTATAAAATACTCTTTTTGTCTATTGTTATAATACAAAATTACAGAAATTATCGTCCATTTTGCAAGACTATATTGAGCTAAAAACTCTACTATTCCCTCAAAACCATTTTTTTGATTTCCATGTAGAAGTTCATATAATTCAATACTTAACATATCTTTTTCATAGGAAGTTAAACCAGCTAACATATCACGAAATTTTAGTTTATCAAACAACGAAACCAAAACAGATTTTTGAATGATTTTGAAAAAAGCATCCACAACCAAGTTTGGATTAGAAAAATTCTCTTTTTTTAGATTTTCTTTTGTGAACTCTTCAAGTTTTGAGGGGTTAAACTTTTTCATTGTTGGGAAAAACTTCGCATCTTCAAAACCCTTTGGATATTGAAATAAAAACTCTGCTTCCATATCTTTTAATTTTTCTAAATTCATCTTAACTCTTTTTAAATGACATTATATATGAAGATAAAATATCAACAACATCTACATAATCTTGGATATTTCCAGTAGCTTTTGCAGATAATATTGCACCTTCTAAAGTTGAAGCTATATAAAGCGCAAGTTTTGTTGTATCACACGCTTTCATCTCATTTTTTTGTATTGAAATATCTAAAATATCTTTTATATTTTTTCTAAATGATTGATAAATCTCTTCCATTAAAACTTTGAAATCTTCATCAATATTTGACATCTCTTGCACAATATTTGCAATAGGACAACCTTTGTTAAAATCCCTTTGGCTTGTATCTTTTAAGCCATTTATAAAAGCTTCTAAATAGCCTGATTCTAAGGCTAAAATCAAAGAATATCTTTGTACAAATCGTTCGTAGATTTTCTCTTTTATACAAACCAATGCCATATCTTTTTTATTTTCAAAAAAATGGTACATTGAACCTTTATGTACCTTTGCATTTTTTAATATTGTAGTTAATGATGCACCTTGATAGCCATTTGAATAAATCTCACTAAAGGCTGAATCTATTAAATTTTTTCTTGTATTATTTTCCATTTTGAATTATAACATTTTAAACTTGACAAATTGGTCAAGTTTTATTAAAATTAGACTTGACCAATTTGTTAACAATAAAAAAGGATAAACAATGCCAATTATAAAAACATACGAAACAAATGAAGTAAGTGGTGAATTACTTGAAATTTATAATGAAATTATCAAAGTAAGAGGAAGTGTTGGAAACAATGCAAAACTATTTAGTTCAAGTCCTGAACTTTTAAAACAGCAATTAGATTTTATAAAATATTACTCAACTCACCCTACTTTATCAATGGCACTACTTGCAAGTATTAGAATTTGTGTATCAAGTAAAGAAGAGTGTAATTTTTGTATCGATTTTAATACAGCAATGTTAGTAAACCATGCAAAATGGAGTATTGAAGAAGTACAATCAATGAAAAAAGATTTAGATAGCTCAAAATTAACGCAAAAAGAGAATGCCCTTTTGAAATTTGTAATCAACTCTATGAAAGATCCTCACAAAGTAAATGAAAATGATATGGATGAACTAAGAAAGTTGGATTGGCAAGACAAAGATATAATAGATGCACTAAATCATGGAGCTAGAATGTTAGCAACTGATATATTATTTAACGCATTTAAAATTGAAGATTATAAGGCTTGAGATTTTAAGAAGTTTTGAAATTCAAAACTTCTTATTTAATTAAATTAAGATTTTTTAACAAACTCTTGTTTCAATTTAATAGCTCCAACACCTGTAACTTTACAGTCGATGTTATGACCATCATTTCCTTCAACAAGTCTAATACCTTTTATTTTAGTACCAACTTTAATTCCAGATGAACTTCCTTTAACTTTTAAATCTTTAATAACAGTTACATCATCTCCATCTTGTAAAATAGTACCATTTGCATCTTTTACTACTAATGTATCACTACTTTGCTCAGCTGCATCCTGTGACCATTCATTAGCACACTCAGGACAGATATATAAATTCCCATCTTCGTAAGTGTATTCACTTCCGCATTTTGGGCAGTTTGGTAATTGACTCATTATTTTCCTTTTGACATTAAATGCCCGATTATACAATAATAATGCTTTCTTATGATTTAGGGTGATTTTTTGCAAAATCTATTGCATTTTGAACAGCTTTTTTTGCTTGAGGAGAATTTTTCCAACAAGAACTTCCTAAAATATCTGAAACGATATCTGTAATCTCTTCCACATTACTTTTTGCCAAATCTTCTAAAGAATTAATACCGATTTGTTCAAATCGTTTAACAACTGTTTCGCCTACATATTTAACTTTTAAGAGTTCTTCTTTTTGCTCTTTTTGAAATGCCATATTTTTTGCCTAAATGTTATTTTATAGAAATATATATTTCTATTTCATCATCTTTTGAATATTTTTCAAAATCAAAATTGTATGCTCTTTCATACTCACACTCTTTTGAAGCGAAATAGTCCCAAACTTCATGCCAAGTTTCTATTACAACTTTTGGAAATTCACCTTTTTTTGAAAATACCAAATATCTATCTTTTTCTATAGTAATTGCATTTTTAAATTTTGTAACTTCAACACCAATTGTATAATCATAATCAGAATTTACATCTTTTTCATATTTATTGTAAACTCCAAACATAGCCAAATTTCTTGACTTGTTGAATGTTTTACTTTCAATATTTTCATCTACATATCTTTGCCAAAGTTGTGGTATCTGTGCTGTTGTTTCATCTAATTCTATTTTGTTGTTTGTTCTTGTTGTGATTCCCGCAACATAAAATTTTTCTAAATATTTTACTTTCATCTTTTCACTTTATTAGTTAATTTTGGAACGTATAGTACTATAATATTTTTTCATAGAGATTTAGAAAAATCTTTTTATATATGAAACAACTATCTCTTTTTCTTCTTTATATACTTCATGTTCAGCAAAAGGGATATTTAAAATTGAGCACTCACTTAATTTGCTTTGAAGAACTTCAAAACTATTTAATGAAGTTAAAAAATCATTATCTCCTCTTATTAAAAGTGTTTTTGCGCTAATATTTTTTACATTTTCATTTGGATAGCCACTACTTGACTCATCTATCCACATTTTAATCAATCCTTTTGATAATAATTCAAAATTTGCTTCTGAGTTTAGTTTTTGATATAAATCATACTCTTTAGAAAAAATATTTTTCATTTCTTCAGCTGTTAATGATTTATATATATCTTTTTGTTGTTCATCAAGATTCCATGAAGAAGCAATTGAAACGAGTTTCTCAACTTTTATTTTATTTGAAGAAGCCATTCTTAAACCAACAATGCCACCATCACTAAAACCTATAATCGAAACTTTTTTTATATTTAAATAATCTAAAATAGCATATATATCATTTTCTATAAGTTCATACGATAATTTATTTTTTCCTAATGTAGAAGCTCCATGTCCTCTACTGTCAATGCCAATAATTCTATAATCGTTTATAAAATCTTTTGCTATTTCACCTAAATCTTCAATAGTTCCTAATCCACCATGTAAAAATAGAAGAACATCTTTACTTTTATCACCTAACTCTTCATAGTAAATTTTTGCTGTATCAATTTGTAAATAAGTATTATTTTTATGAGTAAACATAACTGTATCCTTTTTTTAAAAATGTTATCATAGAAAAATAAAAAACAAAATAATTATTACAAATTGTAATGTTTTTATATTATTTTTTCAAATCAATTTCCATACTAAAATTTTTCAACTCAACATTTTCTCTTTTTACAAGATTTTCTTTAACTTGTATAAATCCAAACTTCACAAAAAATGGCTTTGCAGTGATACTTGCATCACTTTGATTTTATCCTTGAACTTTCGAGAATTCAAGTTTTTTTACTTGCAAATCCTAAAATATAACCATTGATATCTTTGATATAAAACTCTCTTTGTCCATACCAAGTAGTATCAATTTCTTTGTAAATGCTTACTTTATCTTTTATTTTTAAATACAATTCATCAACATTTTCAACATCAATATACAAAGTTAAAGAAGCTCCTATATTGTCAAAAAAGACTCCAACATCTTCTTTTAAACTTTCAACGCTTTGAAGCATAATTGAAATATTGTCTTTATGTATCATTGCCCAAATATAATTTAATTCTTTTTTGATTTCTGTATCAAAAATAGTTTTTGACTCATCTACTAGCATTTGTAATTCAAAATCAAAATTTTCTTGATAGTATTTTATTGTTGAAGCTATATCATTAACAGCTAAATTCAAAGTTATTGATTTCATTATAAAAGTCCTTATGTTTTTAGAAATATATTATTTTTTGGTTTAAAGTGCGTATTATCAATTAAGATTTTAATATTTTTAAATAATAATTTGCTTTTGGTTGAAACTCAAAATCTACTTTTTTTAAATCAAAAAAAGAACTATATTCTTCAAAAGTTCTTCCCGTTATTGCTATGTTTTCTAGCTTTAGGGCATTTTGTTTTTCCTTTATGATTTTATATTTCATCTATGAAATACCATTTTGGAAAATTAATTTTTCTTATTAGATATTGTTCAATTTCATTTTTCTTAATAATCTTATCTTCAACTAATTTTTCTAATACATTAATTTTTAATACTTGATTCAAAGAATCTAAAAATGAATTATTAAAGCAATTTTGAAATTTTGTAGAATAAGGAAACCCATTTTGTAAAACTCCAAAAAAGTGATTTTCTTTATCATCCCATTCAAAATTATTCAAAACAACTTTATGACTATTAAAAGCAACTTTTGCAAAATTATTAGTTATTGAATTTTTAAATGCTTTTACATAAATTTTTTTATCATTTTTATCTAATAATTCACATAAAAAATTATTTTTATTAAATGATACAAAATTTAAATTATAATGATTATTTGAAACTATTACAAAAATATTACTATCTATTTCATCATCTGCACTAGTCCAAGTATAATTATCATTAAAATTTTCAATTTTTAAATCAACTTTTTTATCCACAAGAATCGAATTATAGGTAAATCCTTTAATATTATCAGGACTTGAAACTTTATTATATTTTGAAAATGGTTTTATAAATTGATAAAAGTAGTGAATATTTTGAAAATTTTCAATAATTACAAAATCATAATTATTTTCTGTTAAATATCCTAAAATTAGTTTTTGATTATTATCTTGAATAAATACATTTTTTATAATTGCAATTTTATATGTTTTATCATCACTAAAACTATTTATTATGTCAATGAAACTTGAATATTGATAATTATATTGATTTGTTAGGACTATAATTTTTTTTAAGACTTGAAACATTTTTATATTAAAAATAAAATCTAATTCATTTTGAAAATTCAATATTTTTCCTCTTCCATCATTTAAGAAACTTAATAATTTGTTATAGTCATAATTTTTTTCTATTAAATAATTTATAACTTCAGTAGATATAACCTCTTTTAATTTTTTCAATTCATCATCTTCATGTATTTGATTTCTTGATACTTTTAATTTTAATTTATATTTTGAAGAAATATCAATTTCATATTTAATATTTTTAGAAAAATTTGGAATAATATTTATCCCTCCAATAACGAAATTTTGTTGAGAAAGTCTTGTATTTTTTAAATAATGCTGTCCATAACCATGTAATATTATATAACCGTTCAAATCTTCATTTTCATTGATATCAATTATCTCAATATCGTTAATTAATTTATAATCATCAGGTACATCAATATTGCTTTTATCAAAAGAATAAGTTTTATCTTTCTTAATATCTTTTAAGACAATTGGAATAGAAAATCTTGTCATATTGTTTTCTATAATTTCATTTATAGAAGAACTTTCTATTTTATCAAAAAAATCATCATGTAATTTTAATTTAATACTCGTCCCATTTTGTTTTTTTGTTGTAGGTAATTGCTCTATATATTTATCTTTTACATTCATGATAAAATGTATTGGATTGTA from Arcobacter suis CECT 7833 encodes:
- a CDS encoding HD domain-containing protein; this encodes MEKYFLDRLKLLEVEQFGENNNIISTNILSHLVPVVTDLLNRIPSNMPEYTNHDIKHSYEILNIISKILPQNVNLNIVEIQILIYVVLLHDIGMVINNAEKEELLKSDEFIKLTREFDSSVSDEEILTELIRRTHVQRSCNYVDVFKNHFAEYKIEFEFKGIDLSDYIKNIILSHEKPVKFLEDEKKFPQKLLIVDKYVNVQYLAILLRLGDILDFDIFRTPPYLFHHIGIKNIISQGEWLKHQSITGRNFSTSFIEYHAKPKSIQIHRKVEEFIEWIEIERKDSMELLNKNNSNEYYLELKEPVKHEIIEDGYIYTKLEINLDYEKVLNILMGTELYDKPDIFLRELIQNSYDACKYYKEIFDKKDDEFTSYNPKVFIKYDSDNKTLEVIDNGIGIDVETFENYVIKIGKSFYTSKYFTKEGMSFTPISNFGIGIISCFMISDTIEIESFKEGYNPIHFIMNVKDKYIEQLPTTKKQNGTSIKLKLHDDFFDKIESSSINEIIENNMTRFSIPIVLKDIKKDKTYSFDKSNIDVPDDYKLINDIEIIDINENEDLNGYIILHGYGQHYLKNTRLSQQNFVIGGINIIPNFSKNIKYEIDISSKYKLKLKVSRNQIHEDDELKKLKEVISTEVINYLIEKNYDYNKLLSFLNDGRGKILNFQNELDFIFNIKMFQVLKKIIVLTNQYNYQYSSFIDIINSFSDDKTYKIAIIKNVFIQDNNQKLILGYLTENNYDFVIIENFQNIHYFYQFIKPFSKYNKVSSPDNIKGFTYNSILVDKKVDLKIENFNDNYTWTSADDEIDSNIFVIVSNNHYNLNFVSFNKNNFLCELLDKNDKKIYVKAFKNSITNNFAKVAFNSHKVVLNNFEWDDKENHFFGVLQNGFPYSTKFQNCFNNSFLDSLNQVLKINVLEKLVEDKIIKKNEIEQYLIRKINFPKWYFIDEI